TCGGTAACCGATACGAAATACTGTCTTAATATGTTCATTCCAATCAAGTTTGCGGCGAAGTCGCTGTATATGAGAATCCAGAGTTCTTGTTTCTCCGGTAAAGGGTTCCTTCCATACTTTTTCATATAGACGTTCACGGTAAAGAGCCACATTTTTGTTACATACCAGTTCCACTAGCAAATCGAATTCTTTGACAGTCATGTCTATCACCTTTCCATCTTTTGTCACTATACGGGATTCAGTATTGATATCCACACCAAAAATGGATAATTGTTTGTTACTTTTTCCCACACGCCGGAGTATGGCTTCCACTCTTGCAAGAAGCTCCCCAATCTGAAAGGGTTTTACAATATAGTCATCCGCCCCCAATTTCAAACCTTTGACACGGTCCTGAATCCTTCCCTTTGCTGTGATGAAAATAACAGGTATGCCCGTAGGCCGTATATAATCCATTAATTCATAACCATCAACTTTTGGGAGCCAGATGTCTAAAAGAATAAGATCATATACATTTTGCTCAATCAAATTAGCTCCCTCCTCACCGTCAAAAGCACATTGACAATGGTAACCTTCATCGCTCAAGTTGGCATAGATTAAATTCGCAATGGCCTGCTCATCTTCTACAATGAGAATATCTACCACTTTTTATCACCTGCTTTCCAATTTGTTATATCACATAGATGTGTAAAAGTTGCGTCATAATGTCGTGCTTCTAATGCCAACAAGATTATTCATAAGACGAAGGGACATTTCATCTGGCTTCTCTTCTTTAAGAATTTATCACCGATAAAGCGATTAAAATATTCCTTCGGCATGTCTACTGCTAATTATTCTATTTCTTTTGTTAAATGCAGGCAAAACAATAAACCTCCTTGAATTCAAAGAGGTTTTTATGTATTCATAATTATTAAATTCTTATTTGGTGG
This genomic stretch from Irregularibacter muris harbors:
- a CDS encoding response regulator transcription factor, with product MVDILIVEDEQAIANLIYANLSDEGYHCQCAFDGEEGANLIEQNVYDLILLDIWLPKVDGYELMDYIRPTGIPVIFITAKGRIQDRVKGLKLGADDYIVKPFQIGELLARVEAILRRVGKSNKQLSIFGVDINTESRIVTKDGKVIDMTVKEFDLLVELVCNKNVALYRERLYEKVWKEPFTGETRTLDSHIQRLRRKLDWNEHIKTVFRIGYRLEV